From the genome of Novosphingobium sp. TH158, one region includes:
- a CDS encoding DUF983 domain-containing protein has translation MTQFADKCRSCRLDYGQFNVGDGPAAFLTLIIGAVIVGLALWLDAAWRPPLWVHAILWLPLTAGSVVWGLRAAKAWLIDAEFRRKAVEAQAKDLRSE, from the coding sequence ATGACCCAATTCGCCGACAAGTGCCGTTCCTGCAGGCTGGATTATGGCCAGTTCAACGTGGGTGACGGGCCGGCGGCCTTCCTCACGCTGATCATCGGCGCGGTCATCGTCGGCCTGGCGCTGTGGCTCGATGCGGCATGGCGTCCGCCGTTGTGGGTTCATGCGATCCTGTGGCTGCCGCTGACCGCCGGTTCGGTGGTCTGGGGCCTGCGCGCGGCGAAGGCCTGGCTGATCGATGCCGAATTCCGGCGCAAGGCGGTGGAGGCCCAGGCCAAGGACCTGCGCAGCGAATGA
- the thrC gene encoding threonine synthase codes for MEYISTRGSAPALDFAGATLAGLACDGGLYVPREWPRFTEAEIAAMAGLPYAALAAKVMAPFVAGSLTEERLLELTTQAYGRFAHKAVTPLVQMDEQNWLLELFHGPTLAFKDVALQLLGLLFEEFLGRTGQNLTIVGATSGDTGSAAIDAVAGRERIDIFMLHPHGRVSDVQRRQMTTVLAPNVHNIAIEGSFDDAQAMVKRMFNDAAMTGQFNIGAVNSINWARLMAQVVYYFAAALQLGAPHRKVAFSVPTGNFGDVFAGYVAAQMGLPVERLIVATNVNDILHRALANGDYSQGTVTPTAAPSMDIQVSSNFERLLFDLGGRDGKALADQMAGFEASKAMQLTNAQREGAAALFSSARTDATEMAAAIRWGWEQCGEMIDPHTACGIHAARTAGIDASVPVVTLATAHPAKFRDAVERATGHRPSLPARVGDLFEREERCAELPGDYDAIADYVSVHAVPKG; via the coding sequence ATGGAATACATCTCCACACGCGGCAGCGCTCCGGCGCTCGATTTTGCCGGCGCGACGCTTGCGGGCCTGGCCTGCGATGGCGGGCTTTACGTCCCGCGCGAATGGCCGCGCTTTACCGAGGCCGAGATCGCCGCGATGGCCGGCCTGCCCTATGCCGCGCTTGCCGCGAAGGTGATGGCACCCTTCGTTGCCGGCAGCCTGACCGAAGAGCGACTGCTCGAACTGACCACGCAGGCCTATGGCCGCTTTGCCCACAAGGCCGTGACGCCGCTGGTGCAGATGGACGAGCAGAACTGGCTGCTGGAGCTGTTCCACGGCCCGACGCTGGCCTTCAAGGATGTGGCCCTGCAGCTGCTTGGCCTGCTGTTCGAGGAATTCCTCGGCCGCACCGGCCAGAACCTGACCATTGTCGGCGCAACCTCGGGCGATACCGGTTCGGCGGCGATCGACGCGGTTGCCGGGCGCGAGCGGATCGACATCTTCATGCTCCATCCGCATGGCCGCGTTTCCGACGTGCAGCGCCGCCAGATGACCACGGTGCTGGCACCCAACGTTCACAACATCGCCATCGAAGGCTCGTTCGACGATGCCCAGGCGATGGTGAAGCGCATGTTCAACGATGCGGCGATGACCGGCCAGTTCAACATCGGTGCGGTCAATTCGATCAACTGGGCACGCCTGATGGCGCAGGTGGTCTATTACTTCGCCGCCGCGCTCCAGCTTGGTGCGCCCCATCGCAAGGTGGCCTTCTCGGTGCCGACCGGCAATTTCGGCGACGTGTTCGCCGGCTATGTCGCGGCGCAGATGGGGCTGCCGGTGGAACGGCTGATCGTGGCGACCAACGTCAACGACATTCTCCACCGCGCCCTGGCCAATGGCGACTATTCGCAGGGCACTGTCACGCCCACGGCGGCGCCTTCGATGGACATCCAGGTCTCGTCCAACTTCGAACGCCTGCTGTTCGACCTCGGTGGCCGCGACGGCAAGGCGCTGGCCGACCAGATGGCCGGCTTCGAGGCGAGCAAGGCCATGCAGCTGACCAACGCCCAGCGCGAAGGTGCCGCCGCGCTGTTTTCCAGCGCGCGCACCGATGCCACCGAAATGGCCGCGGCAATCCGCTGGGGCTGGGAGCAGTGCGGCGAGATGATCGATCCGCACACCGCCTGCGGCATCCACGCCGCCCGCACGGCAGGCATCGATGCGTCGGTCCCGGTGGTCACGCTGGCGACCGCGCACCCGGCCAAGTTCCGCGACGCGGTGGAACGCGCCACCGGCCACCGCCCGAGCCTTCCGGCGCGGGTGGGTGACCTGTTCGAGCGCGAGGAACGCTGCGCCGAACTGCCGGGCGACTATGACGCGATTGCGGACTATGTCTCGGTCCACGCGGTGCCGAAGGGCTGA
- a CDS encoding class I SAM-dependent methyltransferase, with protein MAHLRPDPLILAGEGWADYGLVDSGHGRKLERYGPFRFIRPEPQAMWTPRQADWQAHGEFIPASDDDGGGRWHFDRPVPREGWQLARGEVKFTASCTPFRHLGFFPDMAPVWDWMDEQLSGRSDAQTMNLFGYTGVGTLSLSRHGPVTHVDASKKSVAAARENAALSGMGDRPVRWIIDDAAKFTAREVRRGKRYDGIILDPPKFGRGPEGEVWRLEEGLPGLIADCRQLLDGESRFLFLTVYAVRMSSLALAGLLAEHFGDLPGIIEHGDLAVREEGEGARLLPTAIFARWRAQDT; from the coding sequence ATGGCGCACCTCAGGCCCGATCCGCTGATCCTCGCGGGCGAGGGCTGGGCCGACTATGGCCTTGTCGATTCCGGCCACGGTCGCAAGCTTGAGCGCTATGGCCCCTTTCGCTTCATCCGGCCCGAACCGCAGGCGATGTGGACGCCGCGGCAGGCCGACTGGCAGGCGCATGGCGAATTCATCCCGGCATCGGACGATGATGGCGGCGGGCGCTGGCATTTCGACCGGCCGGTCCCGCGCGAAGGCTGGCAGCTTGCCCGTGGCGAGGTGAAGTTCACCGCAAGCTGCACCCCGTTCCGCCACCTCGGCTTCTTCCCCGACATGGCCCCGGTGTGGGACTGGATGGACGAACAGCTTTCCGGGCGCAGTGATGCGCAGACGATGAACCTGTTCGGCTATACCGGCGTCGGCACGCTTTCGCTCAGCCGGCATGGTCCGGTGACCCATGTCGATGCCTCGAAGAAGTCGGTTGCCGCGGCGCGCGAGAACGCCGCGCTTTCCGGCATGGGCGACCGGCCGGTGCGCTGGATCATCGACGATGCGGCAAAGTTCACCGCGCGCGAAGTCCGCCGGGGCAAGCGCTATGACGGCATCATCCTTGACCCGCCGAAGTTCGGACGCGGTCCGGAGGGTGAGGTCTGGCGTCTGGAGGAAGGCCTGCCGGGGCTTATCGCCGATTGCCGCCAGTTGCTCGATGGCGAAAGCCGCTTCCTGTTCCTGACGGTCTATGCCGTGCGGATGTCCTCGCTCGCGCTTGCCGGGCTGCTGGCAGAGCACTTTGGCGATCTGCCGGGGATTATCGAACATGGCGACCTTGCCGTGCGCGAGGAAGGTGAGGGCGCGCGCCTGCTGCCCACCGCGATCTTCGCCCGGTGGCGCGCTCAGGATACCTGA
- a CDS encoding SURF1 family protein has protein sequence MIRRLPLIPTLVVLAAVAVMVRLGFWQLDRMHEKELELGRLAQNVSAGVVDFPADRFDQSQLFRPARLDCRNPAKPTLSGAGKVGYRVIARCEGGALVQLGTSRDPRAVVEWAGGSVTGSIGQAPDSRPLIVTAFDHSPRELMLVTDSPVPGLSANPKRSLEEVPNNHFSYAVQWFLFAGIALVIYGIALRKRLAARDQRG, from the coding sequence ATGATCCGTCGCCTGCCCCTGATCCCCACGCTCGTCGTGCTGGCGGCCGTTGCCGTGATGGTGCGGCTCGGCTTCTGGCAGCTTGACCGCATGCACGAGAAGGAGCTTGAGCTGGGCCGGCTGGCGCAGAACGTTTCGGCTGGGGTGGTTGATTTTCCCGCTGACCGCTTCGACCAGTCGCAACTGTTCCGTCCGGCGCGGCTCGATTGCCGCAATCCCGCCAAGCCCACGCTCTCGGGTGCGGGCAAGGTCGGGTACCGCGTGATCGCCCGGTGCGAGGGCGGGGCGCTCGTCCAGCTTGGCACCAGCCGCGATCCGCGCGCCGTGGTTGAATGGGCAGGCGGCAGCGTAACCGGTTCGATCGGGCAGGCGCCCGATTCGCGACCGCTGATCGTGACCGCCTTCGATCATTCCCCGCGCGAGCTGATGCTGGTGACCGATAGCCCGGTTCCCGGCCTGTCCGCCAACCCCAAGCGATCGCTGGAAGAGGTGCCGAACAACCACTTCTCCTATGCGGTGCAGTGGTTCCTGTTCGCCGGCATTGCCCTGGTGATCTACGGCATTGCGCTGAGGAAGCGGCTTGCCGCGCGGGACCAGCGCGGCTAA